A genomic stretch from Petrimonas mucosa includes:
- the map gene encoding type I methionyl aminopeptidase, whose product MNSKTIILKTDEEIELMRHSNRLVGMTLGELSKHIKPGVTTLQLDKIAEEFIRDHGAIPTFLGYGGFPNSICASVNEQVVHGIPNNLPLKEGDIVSIDCGTCLQGYCGDSAYTFCVGEVKAEVRRLLDVTREALYKGIEQACQDKRIGDIASAIQTYCESHGYSVVRELVGHGIGRNMHEAPEVPNYGRRGTGPLLKNGMCIAIEPMINMGSKNVVFENDGWTVRTKDRKPSAHFEHTVAIRNGKAEILSTFEFIQETSNN is encoded by the coding sequence ATGAATAGTAAAACGATCATACTGAAAACTGACGAAGAGATCGAACTGATGCGTCACAGCAACCGTTTGGTTGGAATGACTCTGGGTGAGCTTTCCAAACACATCAAGCCGGGAGTGACGACACTTCAGCTCGACAAGATTGCTGAGGAGTTTATCAGGGATCATGGAGCTATTCCCACCTTTTTAGGATACGGCGGTTTTCCAAATTCCATCTGTGCTTCTGTAAATGAGCAGGTAGTACATGGAATTCCCAATAACCTCCCCCTGAAAGAGGGAGATATCGTTTCAATCGACTGCGGTACATGCTTGCAGGGATATTGTGGTGATTCGGCATACACGTTCTGCGTGGGTGAGGTGAAGGCGGAGGTCAGACGATTGCTCGACGTTACCCGGGAAGCTCTTTACAAGGGAATTGAGCAGGCGTGCCAGGATAAACGGATAGGAGATATCGCTTCGGCTATCCAGACCTACTGCGAATCACACGGTTATTCGGTTGTCAGGGAGTTGGTAGGTCACGGGATCGGCAGAAACATGCACGAAGCTCCGGAGGTGCCAAACTACGGCAGAAGGGGAACAGGACCGTTATTGAAAAACGGTATGTGCATTGCCATCGAACCGATGATCAATATGGGTAGCAAGAATGTGGTGTTTGAAAACGACGGATGGACAGTGCGGACCAAAGACCGCAAGCCTTCTGCCCATTTCGAGCACACTGTCGCAATCCGGAACGGGAAGGCTGAAATATTATCAACATTTGAATTTATTCAGGAAACTAGCAACAATTAA
- the secY gene encoding preprotein translocase subunit SecY — protein MGFVQTVKNIWKIEDLRMRLLITLGFVAIYRFGSFVVLPGVNPLELQALQANASSGLLGLLDMFSGGAFANASIFALGIMPYISASIVMQLLGIAVPAFQKLQREGESGRTKMNQYTRYLTVAILLFQGPAYIYGALGSAIPGGLFDWVIPSTIILAGGSMFVLWLGERITDKGVGNGISFIILIGIIARLPHALVAEVDRLLNAPGGLVLFLLEIIFLMVVIAGAIMLVQGTRKIPVQYAKRIVGNKQYGGVRQYIPLKVNAANVMPIIFAQAIMFIPLTVAQFSVKDGGGFWASLMNYTSFSYNFIFALLIIAFTYFYTAITVNPVQMAEDLKRNNGFIPGIKPGKKTAEYIDLVMSRITFPGSLFLALVAIMPAFAGMTGINSQFAQFFGGTSLLILVGVVLDTLQQIESHLLMRHYDGFLKSGARIKGRTGSIAAY, from the coding sequence ATGGGATTTGTACAGACTGTAAAAAATATTTGGAAAATTGAAGACTTGCGGATGAGGTTACTCATCACGTTGGGTTTTGTAGCCATCTACCGGTTTGGTTCGTTTGTCGTACTCCCGGGTGTTAATCCGTTGGAACTCCAGGCCCTGCAGGCGAATGCCAGTTCAGGTTTGCTCGGATTGCTCGATATGTTCTCGGGAGGTGCGTTTGCAAACGCCTCAATCTTTGCGTTGGGAATCATGCCCTACATCTCTGCATCCATCGTGATGCAGCTGTTGGGCATTGCAGTTCCTGCATTTCAGAAGTTGCAACGTGAGGGTGAGAGCGGACGTACGAAGATGAACCAGTACACCCGCTACCTGACGGTTGCCATTTTGCTCTTCCAGGGTCCCGCCTATATTTATGGTGCTTTGGGATCAGCAATTCCGGGTGGTCTGTTCGATTGGGTTATTCCATCCACGATCATTCTTGCCGGTGGTAGTATGTTTGTACTCTGGCTCGGTGAAAGGATTACCGACAAAGGTGTTGGAAATGGTATCTCCTTCATCATTCTAATTGGTATTATCGCCCGTCTTCCCCACGCCCTGGTGGCTGAGGTTGACCGGTTACTGAACGCCCCTGGTGGACTGGTGCTCTTCCTTTTGGAGATCATTTTCCTGATGGTTGTTATAGCTGGTGCCATCATGCTGGTGCAAGGCACAAGAAAGATACCTGTACAGTATGCAAAACGTATTGTCGGAAACAAGCAATATGGAGGCGTTCGTCAGTATATTCCCCTGAAAGTGAATGCAGCAAACGTAATGCCTATCATCTTTGCACAGGCTATCATGTTTATCCCGTTGACAGTTGCCCAGTTCTCGGTTAAGGATGGAGGCGGTTTTTGGGCTTCATTGATGAATTATACAAGTTTTTCGTATAATTTTATCTTTGCATTGCTTATCATTGCTTTCACCTATTTCTATACGGCCATTACGGTTAATCCCGTTCAAATGGCTGAAGACCTGAAGAGGAACAACGGCTTTATCCCGGGCATCAAACCTGGTAAAAAAACGGCAGAATATATCGACCTGGTCATGTCAAGAATAACCTTTCCCGGTTCTCTTTTCCTGGCACTGGTTGCCATCATGCCCGCTTTTGCCGGAATGACCGGGATCAATTCGCAGTTTGCGCAATTCTTCGGGGGAACTTCGTTGCTGATTCTTGTCGGCGTTGTTCTCGACACCTTGCAACAGATCGAGAGCCATCTGCTGATGCGTCATTACGACGGCTTCCTGAAATCGGGAGCCCGGATCAAAGGTAGGACCGGCTCAATTGCGGCTTATTAA
- the rplO gene encoding 50S ribosomal protein L15 produces the protein MNLSNLKPAEGATKTRKRIGRGPGSGRGGTSTRGHKGAKSRSGYSRKTGFEGGQMPLQRRLPKFGFNPLNRVEYKAINIETLQVLADSLKIEKISPEVLVNAGLISRKHLVKILGRGTLSAKLEVEAHAFSKSAEQAITSAGGTAVKL, from the coding sequence ATGAATTTATCGAACTTAAAACCTGCTGAAGGCGCAACCAAAACCCGCAAAAGAATTGGACGTGGTCCGGGATCGGGCAGAGGAGGTACTTCAACAAGAGGACATAAAGGTGCAAAATCAAGATCGGGTTATTCCAGAAAGACAGGATTTGAAGGTGGACAGATGCCATTGCAGCGTCGTCTGCCCAAATTTGGATTTAATCCGCTCAACAGAGTTGAATATAAAGCGATCAATATTGAAACGCTTCAGGTGTTGGCAGACTCTCTGAAAATTGAAAAGATCTCTCCGGAGGTTTTAGTCAACGCCGGCCTTATTTCCAGAAAACACTTGGTTAAAATTCTTGGTAGAGGAACACTTTCTGCAAAACTGGAAGTAGAAGCTCATGCTTTCTCCAAGTCTGCTGAACAGGCGATCACCTCTGCAGGAGGAACAGCCGTAAAACTCTGA
- the rpmD gene encoding 50S ribosomal protein L30 — protein sequence MATIKVKQTTSRINCPKVQKRTLDALGLTKMNRVVEHEDTPAIRGLIRKVHHLVTIVE from the coding sequence ATGGCTACAATAAAAGTAAAACAGACAACCAGCAGAATTAACTGCCCGAAGGTTCAGAAGAGAACGTTGGATGCGTTGGGATTGACAAAAATGAACAGAGTTGTTGAACATGAAGATACTCCCGCCATCAGAGGTCTTATCCGTAAAGTTCATCACTTGGTAACGATTGTAGAATAA
- the rpsE gene encoding 30S ribosomal protein S5, producing the protein MAGTDKRVKSTNDLELKDRLVAINRTTKVTKGGRTFTFAAMVVVGNEDGIIGWGLGKAGEVTTAIAKGVEAAKKNLMKVPVYKGTIPHEQTARFGGAEVFLKPAFTGTGVKAGGAMRAVLESAGITDILAKSKGSSNPHNLVKATIAALCELRDPITVAQNRGVSLEKVFKG; encoded by the coding sequence ATGGCAGGAACAGATAAAAGAGTAAAATCGACAAACGATTTAGAATTGAAAGACAGGTTAGTGGCGATCAATCGTACGACCAAAGTGACTAAGGGAGGTCGCACGTTTACGTTTGCTGCTATGGTTGTAGTTGGGAACGAGGATGGTATCATCGGTTGGGGATTAGGTAAGGCCGGCGAGGTCACTACCGCTATCGCCAAAGGTGTTGAAGCGGCAAAAAAGAACCTGATGAAGGTACCCGTCTACAAAGGAACCATTCCTCACGAGCAGACTGCCCGCTTCGGTGGAGCTGAAGTGTTCCTGAAACCGGCCTTTACCGGAACAGGAGTAAAAGCAGGTGGTGCCATGCGTGCCGTTCTTGAAAGTGCAGGAATTACCGATATTCTGGCAAAATCAAAAGGATCGTCCAATCCTCATAACTTGGTGAAAGCTACCATAGCTGCTTTGTGTGAATTGAGAGATCCCATCACTGTTGCCCAGAATCGTGGTGTAAGTTTGGAAAAAGTATTTAAAGGATAA
- the rplR gene encoding 50S ribosomal protein L18, translated as MLTKTERRLKIKTRVRGKISGTKERPRLSVYRSNKQIYAQVIDDVSGVTLASASSLKLEEKLPKKEMAAKVGEMIAKNALEAGIEKVAFDRNGYLYHGRIKELADAARKGGLKF; from the coding sequence ATGTTAACAAAAACTGAAAGAAGACTAAAGATCAAAACTCGTGTTCGCGGTAAGATCAGCGGGACCAAGGAGCGTCCACGTCTCTCCGTGTACAGGAGCAACAAACAAATATATGCGCAGGTTATCGACGATGTTAGCGGTGTAACACTGGCATCGGCCTCCTCATTGAAACTTGAGGAGAAACTTCCTAAGAAAGAGATGGCTGCAAAAGTTGGCGAGATGATTGCCAAGAATGCCCTGGAGGCCGGTATCGAAAAGGTTGCTTTCGACAGGAACGGTTACCTGTATCACGGACGTATAAAAGAATTGGCAGATGCCGCTCGTAAAGGAGGACTTAAATTTTAA